In Symphalangus syndactylus isolate Jambi chromosome 15, NHGRI_mSymSyn1-v2.1_pri, whole genome shotgun sequence, the following are encoded in one genomic region:
- the LOC129464039 gene encoding SNRPN upstream reading frame protein-like, translating into MERARDRLHLRRTTEQHVPEVEVQVKRRRTASLSNQECQLYPRRSQQQQVPVVDFQAELRQAFLAEKPRGG; encoded by the coding sequence ATGGAGCGGGCAAGGGATCGCTTACACCTGAGACGAACTACAGAACAGCACGTACCAGAGGTGGAAGTCCAAGTCAAACGCAGAAGGACTGCCTCACTGAGCAACCAAGAGTGTCAGTTATACCCGAGGCGTTCTCAGCAGCAGCAAGTACCTGTGGTGGATTTCCAGGCTGAACTGAGGCAGGCATTCTTAGCTGAGAAACCAAGAGGTGGTTAA
- the LOC129464036 gene encoding LOW QUALITY PROTEIN: spermidine synthase-like (The sequence of the model RefSeq protein was modified relative to this genomic sequence to represent the inferred CDS: inserted 2 bases in 1 codon), translated as MEPGPDRPAASGPAAIHEGWFRETCSLWPGQALSLQVEQLLHHQRSRYQDILVFRSKTYGNVLVLDGVIQCTERDEFSYQELIANLPLCSHPNPRKVLIIGGGDGGVLREVVKHRSVESVVQCEIDEDVIQVSKKFLPGMAIGYSSSKLTLHVGDGFEFMKQNQDAFDVIITDSSEPIGPAESLFKEYYYQLMKTALKEDGVLCCQGECQWLYLDLIKEMRQFCQSLFPVVAYAYCTIPTYSSGQIGFMXCSKNPSTNFQELVQPLTQQQVAQMQLKYYNSDVHRTAFVLPEFARKALNDVS; from the exons ATGGAGCCCGGCCCCGACCGCCCCGCCGCCTCCGGCCCCGCCGCCATCCACGAGGGCTGGTTCCGCGAGACCTGCAGCCTGTGGCCCGGCCAGGCCCTGTCGCTGCAGGTGGAGCAGCTGCTCCACCACCAGCGCTCGCGCTACCAGGACATCCTCGTCTTCCGCAGTAAGACCTATGGCAACGTGCTGGTGTTGGATGGTGTCATCCAGTGCACGGAGAGAGACGAGTTCTCCTACCAGGAGTTGATCGCCAACCTGCCTCTCTGCAGCCACCCCAACCCGCGAAAGGTGCTGATCATCGGGGGCGGAGATGGAGGTGTCCTGCGTGAGGTGGTGAAGCACCGCTCCGTGGAGTCCGTGGTCCAGTGTGAGATCGACGAGGATGTCATCCAAGTCTCCAAGAAGTTCCTGCCAGGCATGGCCATTGGCTACTCTAGCTCGAAGCTGACCCTACATGTGGGTGACGGTTTTGAGTTCATGAAACAGAATCAGGATGCCTTCGATGTGATCATCACTGACTCCTCAGAACCCATAGGCCCCGCCGAAAGTCTCTTCAAGGAGTACTATTACCAGCTCATGAAGACGGCCCTCAAGGAAGATGGTGTCCTCTGCTGCCAGGGCGAGTGCCAGTGGCTGTACCTGGACCTCATCAAGGAGATGCGGCAGTTCTGCCAGTCCCTGTTCCCCGTGGTGGCCTACGCCTACTGCACCATCCCCACCTACTCCAGCGGCCAGATCGGCTTCAT CTGCAGCAAGAACCCGAGCACCAACTTCCAGGAGCTGGTGCAGCCGCTGACGCAGCAGCAGGTGGCACAGATGCAGCTGAAGTACTACAACTCCGACGTGCACCGCACCGCCTTCGTGCTGCCCGAGTTTGCCCGCAAGGCCCTGAATGATGTGAGCTGA